A window of Candidatus Aminicenantes bacterium genomic DNA:
CGGGAACTGGCCGATATAGGAGAATATTTTTTCCTGCGGCCTTTCGCGCACGGCGCAACTGTTGACGATGATCACGTCGGCCGCCGCCTCGCTGGCGCTGGCTTCGAGCCCCTTGCCCAGCAGCAGGTGGTGGATTTTTTCCGAATCGTTGACATTCATTTGGCAGCCGAAAGTCTTGATGAAAAATCTCATGTCCGGGAACTGGCCAGGAGAAGTTCGGCGGCTTTCAGCACATCGGCATTGATGGCGCTCCCGGCCATCAGCCGGGCGATCTCCCGGACCCGCTCTCCGTCTTCCAGGGGCACGGCCGTGCTGAAGGTCTGGTTGTTCTTGAATTCCTTGCTGATCAGGAAATGGCGGTCGGCGAAGCGGGCGATCTGGGGCAGATGCGATATGCTGATCACCTGGTTCTGCGCGGAAATACGGCGCAGCTTTTCGCCGACGAATTCGGCGGTTTTGCCGCCGATGCCGGAATCGATTTCGTCGAAGATGAAGGTGGTTCCCGATTCGTCGCTGCTGATCGATTTCAGCACCAGCATCAGGCGCGACAGCTCACCGCCGGAGGCTACGTCCTTGAGCCGCCCCGGCGCCTGGCCGGGATTGGAACTGAAGTAGAATTCGATTTTATCGGGTCCGTTCTCGCTGATGCTTTCGGCGCTGGGCTCGTTCTCGTCGATGCGCACCTCGAAGCGCGCCTTGGCCATTTCCAGGAAAGCCAGTTCCTTGACGATCACGGCGCTCAGCCTGGCGGCGCTTTTCCTCCGGCTCTGCCTCAGCCCCTCCAGCAGGGTCTTGTACTCGGCCAGCTCGCGGGCCATTTCCTTTTCGACATCGCTCAGGGAGAAATTCAGGTTGAGCAGTTCGTCCCTTTCCCGGCGCATGTGCTCGTATTTTTCCAGCAATGGCTCCAGGCCGAGCTTGTGCTTGGCCTTGAGTTTTTCCAGCCGGGACAGTTTTTCGGAGATGTCGTTCAGTTCGCCTTCGTTGAAGTCGACTTTTCCGGCCATGGTGTTCAAAAACTCCGATATCTCAGGAAGCGAATTGTAGAAGCGATCGATTTCGCTTTTCAAATGGCCGAATTCGGGGAACAGCGATTGCAAGTAGTCGGCGGCGGGGAGGGCCTGGGCCAGCAGGTTGTAAACCGACTGGTCCTTCTGGTAAAAATCCTGGATGAGCTTGTCCGATTTTTCCAGGATCGATTCGGCGGCGGCGAGGATTTTCAGGCGCTCCTGCCAGAGCGCGTCGTCACCCTTTTGCAAGTTGAGGGTTTCGATTTCCTGCAGCTGAAAATTCAGGTAATCGATCTTTTCCCGGGCCTGGGAGTTTTTCGCCAACAGCTCGTTGCGCTTGGCCTGCAAGGCGCGGAGCAGGCGGCATTTTTCGGCCAGGGCTTTCAACGTCTCGCCGGCTTCAGCGAACTGGTCGAGAAAAACCTGGTGGTTGGCGGTGTTGAGGAGAAAAGCATGGTCTTTCTGGCCATAGATGTTCAGCAGCGCTTCGGCCTTTTCCTTGACCTGGGCAAAGGGGGCAAGCTCGCCGTTGATGTAGGTCAGGGACTTGTTCCTGGCGATTTCCCTTTTAAGAATGATCTCCTCGTCATGCTGGACGAACAGGGCCTCGACGGTCAGTTTGTCGGCGCCGCTGCGCACGATGTTGGCCGGGGGTTTCTTGTTGATCAGCAGCATGATGGCGTCGATGAGGATCGATTTTCCGGCGCCGGTTTCCCCGGTCAGGATGTTCAGGTTCGGAGAAAAATCGAGGGTGGCTTTTTCCACCACCGCCAGGTTCTCGACTTTGAGGTAGGAAAGCATCAGTTCAGGTTGTACGGCGAGAGGAGTGTCTGCAGGTTGATGCGCCCATATCCCATATCGGTGTCGACCCCGGGTTTGTCGCTGGCGTTGACGTCATCGGCGGTGTACTTGATGATGGCCATGACCTGCAGGTTGGTCAGCAGCGGTTTGTAGGAGATGAGCAGCGCGATGGCCCCGGATACGTGGGCGGCGGCCAGCGATGTCCCGTTGCCCCAGTTGTAGAAGCGCAATTCGGTCGGTCGCGCCGGGTCGAAGGCGGCGCCGTAGACCCAGACGCCGGGCGCCACCACGTCGATTTGCAGCCCGCGGTTGGAGAATGAGGCCAGCTTGTCGTTGGCGTCGCTGGCGCCGACGGCCGTGCACAGCAGATCGTAGGCGGCTGGAAATTGCACCGCATTGCTGCCGCTGTCGCCGGCGGCGGCGACCAGGGAACAGCCCTTGTCAAAAGCGTACTGGCAGGCGTCTTTCAAAATAAAACTGTCGCTGTTGCCGCCCAGGCTCAGGTTCAGCACCTTGGCGCCATGGTCGGCGGCGTACTTGATGCCGGCGGCGATGGCCAGGTAATTGCCGTTGCCCTGGCTGTCCAGCACCTTGACCGGCAGTAGCGAGGCGTTCCAGCCCACGCCGGCGATGCCGATGCCATTGTTCGTTTCGGCCGCCGCCAGCGACGCCACCAGGGTGCCGTGGCCGTTGTCGTCCTGGGCGTCGGCGTCGTCGTTGACGAAATCGTAGCCGGGAACGATCTTGTTCTTCAAATCCTCATGACCTACGGCGATGCCGGTGTCGATGATGGCGATGATGATGCCGCTGCTGCCGGTGCTCCAGGTCCAGCCCTCGGTGGCCTTGATGTCGGCGGCACTCGTGCCGCGAAGGTTCTTTTCCGGGTAAAACACCTGGCCGTTGTTGAGCAGCGCGTACTGGTAGGAAAAAAATTGTTCGTTGGGAATCTGGGCATTCATCGATGCCAGGTAGTTGAACGAAACGTCCTGCACCCATTTTTCCGCGGCCAGGCTCTTTTTGAATCCGGCCAGGTCGGTTCCGGGGGTGGTTTCGACCAGCAGATAGCCAGAGTATTTTTCGCGGCGCAGGCTCTGGATTTGCCCGCCGTAACGGTTGGAGAGAAGATCGTTGGCGGCGGCCGTTGTCTTGGCGTCGCTGGCCAGCTTGACGACCAGCTGTCCGGGCACGAAACAGGCCGACGCCCCGGGCGGGGCGATTTCTCTGCTTCGCGAATCCTGGGAATTTCTCGGCCGTTCGGCGGCCCAAAAAAAGAATATCCCGGCCAAACCCAGCAGGAAAAGGTTTTTGATTTTCATGGCGAACCCCTAAAAGATGTATGCGACGGCCAGGGACAACTCGGTCCGGGCCAGCAGGCTGGCCTTGAAGGTTAATTCCCAGTTGTCGCCGATTTCAAGTACCGCGCCGGCCAGCGGCCCGATCAGGTTTTTTTGCCGGTAGATCATCTCCTGCTGGTCCTCCAGGTCGGCGACCGTTTCGGCGGCGATGAATTTCCCATGCAGCAGATTCAGGCGCGGGCCCAGGAACAAGGTCAGGCCCGACAGTCCCTGGTAGTGCAGGGTCACGTCCAGGGTGATCAGGGTGAAGGCGTTCTCCCCCGTCGCTTGGCCGCTGACCAGGGGGAGAGTCACCTCCCAGGCCTTGTTTTTTTCCAGGACGAAGATGAATTCCCCCCTGGCCTTTAGGGAAAAATCACCGCTGCTGAACGGTTCTCCGGCCAGGGCCGCGCCCAGCAACAAGCCCTGGAATTTTTGCCGGTCCCAGCCGAGGGAGAGCGGCAGGGCGGCGAAATAAAGCGGATCCCTGGCGTAAGCGAAATGGTATCCGGCCAGGACTTCCAGCGTGACAAATCCGGAGAAGTCCACCTGCAGCGTCAGCCGCGGAACTAACAAATTGAAGCGGTTGGCCGTTTCCTTCTCGCCGTAGCGGATGGCGATCGAATGAAAGGAAAACTCCAGGCCGGGAGTGAAGGTCAATTCAATCGGCTGCGACGTATCCTCGGCGGCCGAAATGGGGGAAAATACGATCAGAAAAAACAGAGGCAAGAACCAGTTTTTCATGGTTGCTCCTGACCCAGTCGAGCTGGATTGGAGCCTTAGATGGCAAATTCAGAATTTGTTCTAAAAAAAACGACAAATTCTAGAATTTGCCATAAGGCTCCAAAAAAATATACGTGAATCGCTTCCAAATGTCAAATGGTTTTCGCGCGCCGAAAATGCTATACTTCGGTCGATGAACAAGGGAACGATGCGCATTCTGCTGCTGCTGGCGGCCGCTGTTTTTTCCGTCAACCTGATCTTTTTCAGCTACGGCCAATGGCTGGTTCTGCCCTTGCTGGGAGCGGTTGGCCTGCTGGCGCTGGTGGTCGGCTTGGGTTTTTTCATTGCCTGGAAGTTGCGCATCGCCGCCGTCGGGATGCTCGAAGCCATGGGACTGGGATTGATGGCCACCACGGCCTATTTCTACCTGGTCGCTTCCTTCGGGATCCTGAACCGGCTGACCTTGGCGCTTTTTTTCGCCGCAGCCACCGGGATTTTGCTTCTGCTGATGCTGGGCAAGGACCGGCGCGCGGAAAACCTGGCTGAGATGAAGCGGTTCTTCGGCCGGCCGCTGCCCGAATTCGCCATTTTTATCTTCCCCCTGTTCTATGCCGCGCTGCCGCCGTCCTTCTACGACTCGCTGGTTTATCACCTGGGCATTCCCAACCTATACCTGCAGAGCGGCGGCTTTGTGGCCACGCCGCAGTTTATGTTCGCCAACACCTTCATCTATTACGAGATCGCCATGATCCCCGGCGTGTTCCTCGGCGACATCGTCCCGCGTTTGTTCCATTTTTTGCTGGGCGCGCTTTTTATTTTGGCCGTGGCCGACGAGGCAAGCGAAAATTGGGGCGTCAAGAACCGCATCAACCTGCTCCTGGCGATCGTCTCGCTGCCGATGACCCTGTTTCTCCTGGTCACCTGCAAGAATGACCTGAGCAGCGCCGTCTTCATTTTTCTGGCCATCCGCCAACATCTACGGCAAAATTCCAAGTTGTCGGCCGTTTTCTGGGGCTTCGCCGTGGGGATCAAGTACTTCAACATGCTGCCGCTGGCGCTTTTCCTGCTCCTGACCGGCAAGCCATGGAAAAAGGACGGCCTGAAAAAGCTGGCGCTCACGGTCTTCATCGTTTTTCTGGTCATTTCTCCCCTGCTGGTGAAGAATTACCGCTTCAGCGGCAATCCTTTTTTCCCGTTTTTTCAAAAATCATTTCCGAGCGCTTTCTGGGACAGCGACCGGCAAGCGCGGTTGCAAGCCGAAGTGGGACGGATCGTCCATGCCCCCGTAGATTTCATCAAATTACCCTACGACTTGTCTTTTTATTCCTTCGGGGCTGGGGGCCAGGTCGGACCGTTTTTCCTGATTTTTCTGCCGTTCCTGCTTTTGCGGCCGTTCGTACAAAAACAATGGCTACTTTGGGCCCTGCTGGTCTTGGCCGTCACCCCGTTCCTTACCGCCAGCATCCGCTTCGTCTACGTGGCGTTCGTCATGCTGGCGATCTTCTCCCTGCAAGCCTATGAAGCGGTCGGCGGCGCCGTCGCCAAAACGATTTTCTATCTGGTCATCGCAATCAATTTTGTAATGGGGCTGTCCCTGCTGGAAAGGATTTATCTGTCCCATACCATATTGAATGGTAAGTTTTCCAGCACGCAATACAAAGAGTATTTTTTCCCGGCTTACCCGGTGTTCGCCTACATCAATGCAAATGCTCCGCCCGGGGCCAGGGTGCTGATCGCCGGAGAGGCGCGCAATTATTACCTGAAGCGGCCGTATCAGGTCTCTTCGGCCATGGATTATTGCATTTTAAGAAAGTACCTGGCGCCAAGCCTGACCGCCGGCGAATTCGTGACCGCCATGCGCCAGGAGGGATTTTCCTATCTGGTGGTGAACCTTAGTGAAATGCAGCGCCTGCAGAAGGACTATGCGATTTTGACCAAGGCGGAACAGGAGAAACTCCTTTATTTTCTCGGCTTCCTGAAACCGGTGTTCCACCAGGGGTCGGTCAGTCTTTACAAAATCGGCGCTCCTTAGCGGACAGTGATTTCCAGCCGGTACAGGCGAAAGCCGCCGGGAAGACTGGAAACGAGGCTGGGGCGTAAGCTGGCGCAGAAGCGAAAATAATCGCCCTCGTTGATGTGATGAAAAGCCAGAAGTTTTTTCAACGCGTCGTTTGTCTCGACCACTTCGCCCAGCGCATAAATAGGCCGCCCGGCGGCGGCGTTATTTCCGAGCCGGTCCCGGATCGCGGCCAGGGAATTCCCTTTGCCCAGCAGCCAATCGAGGACAAGCACTTCACGCAGGGCAAAATAGGGAAGATAGATTTTTCCGAAGGCGTAGCCAGGGGGATTGCCGGTGATCACGATTTGTCCTTTCGTCGGAACCTGCTTTTGAATGGCCAGGGCAACCTGGTAGTTGGTGTTCCGCTTGATGTCGTTCAAGGGCAGTATGCCGGAAGAAAAATTGATCCACAGAAGAGCCCCGGCCAGGAAAACGCCAATGGCGTTGGCGATGAACGGCTTGAGGTCGTCCAGGACGGTAATGGCGATCAGCAGCAGGGGGACGACGGCATGGATCTTGAATTCGATGTTTCCCGAATCCCAGAATGAAAAAAACAGGAAAAACGGGACGAACCAGAGCAGCATGGCCCGCTTGAATGCGCTGCGGACCGGTTGGACAGCGGATTTACAGGCCAAGGCCAGCAGGACCAGAAAAACGGCGGATATCAACGTTGTCCAAATTCCCGCCTTGACCAGCAAGGCGCGCTGCAGGCCGGCCAGGGACGTGATGAAGGTCGGCAGCCCCGGCGCATGAAAGGAAATGCTGCGATAACCGGAATAGACATTGGGGCCGAAAAATATGTTGTAAATGATGCGCAGGACGGGCTTGCGGGCGAGGGCGGCATAGGCGCCGTAAAAGATCAGCCCGAAGGACAGGCAGGCCAGAAGGAACTGCAGCTGGCGGCGCCAGGGCGTTCGTTTTTGCAAAAGGTAGAAAAATGCGCTGGCAACGATCAGAACGTTGGTCAAATGGAATCCGGCCGACAGGACAAAACACAATGCGGCCAGAGGGAACGCAACCGTTTTATGGTCATGGAAAACCAGCAGGTACAAGCCGGCCAGCGCGAAAAAAACTCCCGGCATATGGACTTCGGCGTCGATCGCATACAGCCAGAACGAGTATGAAAAAGCCACCGCTGACACGCCGATCAGGCGCAACGCCGCGGACAGATTGATTTTTTTCAGCATCCGCTCCACCAGCACCAAGGTCAAGACGCCGAAAAACATAGAAAAAAGTTGCAGGTGAAAGAATTCAAGGACGCGGTAATGAAACACGACCTCCAGGCCACGGTAAAGCAGGTAATTGGCCGGGAAATACAGCAAATGGTGTATCTGGGTGACAGCCGGCCAATCGTGCTTTAGCAACGCATAGCGCAGGAAATGGCTGAAGACCGTGCCGTCAAAACTGTAGTTGACCGGCAGGAAACTGAAATAGAGCAGGGCGATCGCAATGAAAAGCAAGAGAATCACCAAGTTGGAAAAACGGCCTGAGCAGGCGATTCTTTTCATTTGGATAATTTAAGAGAAATGCATAAAAATTTCAATGGGCAGCAGCGCGATTTTTATAACGGAGCGTTCTATCCTTCATGGGTTTTTGAACAGCGGCAATGGTTCTGCGAAATAGCGGCTGAATATCAGGCGGAAATTATTGCGCGGCGCGAGCGACGGTTCGATCTGTCGTATATCTATACCGGGAAGATACAAGGCGTTAAATACCTTTACCTTCTCGGCCCAGGCGACCCGCCTTCCGAGCTTCCGTCGTCCCCGGGAACCCCGGTAACCATGATCGGACTGGATGATGATCACCGGCGGTGCCGGCGAATCCTTGCGAATCCGGGTAACGATCTGCGCTATTTTCCTGCTGACAAACATATACTGCTGCAGATAATAACGGGGATCGGCGTGGTCCCAGAAATGGTCGGCGGGTTCGGTCCCTCCCTGCGCGTCAAAAACGAACGGTTCATGGGGACAATAGAGGTGGACATAAATGAATTTGGGCCCAGGGCTTTTTACCAATTCAGGCAGTTTTTCAAATACGTGCAACACCCTTTCGCGGAAATAGCGCGGAGCATCCGGGCTTTGCCTTCGCCAGCGATCGGGTAGGAAGCGCAGCAGGGAGCGTTCGAACAGAACCCGATAAAAATCGTCAAAAAAAATGGAGATATGGACCAGTGAATAGTAGAAGCGTTGATCCGCGACATCCATGAACATGGCCGGTTCCAAAGGGATCTCGATGATGCGGTAGCCCCGCTGTTTCAAAAAAGAGGCGACGACGTTCCTGCGGATCTGCAAGTAGGGATCTTTTTTTTCGTCAAGCTCACCCAGGTTCAAAATATCCGCAATGGCCAGCTCGGTCAACTGGAAGCGGGAGCGGCTGTCGCGGGCGACGAAAAAACCCAGCTGGCGCAGCGTTTCAGCGAATTCGGAATTGTCGTATTGGAAGAGGGTACGTGCCGACTCCAACGAGGCGAACTCATCAAGAACGAAGCAGTAGATGTCCGGTTTGGCGGGTTGATCATGGAGTTGTTTCCGCAATTCATGGCCCTGCCTGCGTTGCTGCTGGTAGCGGTTGGCCGACGATTGCCCGTGATAGATCAGGATCCCCGTCACGTTCCACAACACCAGAAAAATAACCGCCAGCTGTAAAACGCGGTTGAGAATCGCGAGATTCCTGGCTGAACGCACCACGGCCCTGGACAGACAAAGCCACAACCCACCCGGTAAAATAAAGGCAATCGCATGAGCCAGAAGGGGCCGGGAATCGTCGGGCAACCATGTGGCGATCTGACCGTAATACAATCCGTAAAAATGAAAGAGCAGCAGGAATAAAAAGAGCAGCAAAGACCGTTTGCCGGGCGAACGTTCCACCACTCCGGCCAGCAGCCAGAAAGCGATGGCGATGGCCAGGGAAATGCCCAGGGCCTGGAGCACCTGGATTGGCAGCACTTCACGGATATTGCGTGAGTAAAGGAAAAGCACGGGATATAGGGAAAAAAGAAAGGGATAAATATACGCCTTATCGGCTTTTTCTGATCCCTGCGGCTGTGCTTCCTGCATGAAAGGAATTATATATTACTTGCGCCGCGGATTACAATTCGGGAATGAATGAACATGGTGGCACTCGCGGCATCGACTTCGAGGAAGCGGAAAAATCAACTCTAAAACAAATGTTCATATGTGATATAATCGTTTCAAAACATTATGAGGCACACTCTTTTTTCAATAAAAAACCCGTTGATCCTTGGATTGTTCCTGATCACATTCAATGTTTTGCTGTACCTTCCAGCCATGAAAGGTGATTTTATTTTTGATGACATTCATTTGGTGAAAAACAGCCCCATCACGCAAAATCCGAATTTTTTGAACAAGTTCCTCTGGCAGGCTTTCGG
This region includes:
- a CDS encoding tRNA (N6-isopentenyl adenosine(37)-C2)-methylthiotransferase MiaB (catalyzes the formation of 2-methylthio-N6-(dimethylallyl)adenosine (ms(2)i(6)A) at position 37 in tRNAs that read codons beginning with uridine from N6-(dimethylallyl)adenosine (i(6)A)), whose translation is MRFFIKTFGCQMNVNDSEKIHHLLLGKGLEASASEAAADVIIVNSCAVRERPQEKIFSYIGQFP
- a CDS encoding DNA repair protein RecN, which encodes MLSYLKVENLAVVEKATLDFSPNLNILTGETGAGKSILIDAIMLLINKKPPANIVRSGADKLTVEALFVQHDEEIILKREIARNKSLTYINGELAPFAQVKEKAEALLNIYGQKDHAFLLNTANHQVFLDQFAEAGETLKALAEKCRLLRALQAKRNELLAKNSQAREKIDYLNFQLQEIETLNLQKGDDALWQERLKILAAAESILEKSDKLIQDFYQKDQSVYNLLAQALPAADYLQSLFPEFGHLKSEIDRFYNSLPEISEFLNTMAGKVDFNEGELNDISEKLSRLEKLKAKHKLGLEPLLEKYEHMRRERDELLNLNFSLSDVEKEMARELAEYKTLLEGLRQSRRKSAARLSAVIVKELAFLEMAKARFEVRIDENEPSAESISENGPDKIEFYFSSNPGQAPGRLKDVASGGELSRLMLVLKSISSDESGTTFIFDEIDSGIGGKTAEFVGEKLRRISAQNQVISISHLPQIARFADRHFLISKEFKNNQTFSTAVPLEDGERVREIARLMAGSAINADVLKAAELLLASSRT
- a CDS encoding S8 family serine peptidase, which gives rise to MKIKNLFLLGLAGIFFFWAAERPRNSQDSRSREIAPPGASACFVPGQLVVKLASDAKTTAAANDLLSNRYGGQIQSLRREKYSGYLLVETTPGTDLAGFKKSLAAEKWVQDVSFNYLASMNAQIPNEQFFSYQYALLNNGQVFYPEKNLRGTSAADIKATEGWTWSTGSSGIIIAIIDTGIAVGHEDLKNKIVPGYDFVNDDADAQDDNGHGTLVASLAAAETNNGIGIAGVGWNASLLPVKVLDSQGNGNYLAIAAGIKYAADHGAKVLNLSLGGNSDSFILKDACQYAFDKGCSLVAAAGDSGSNAVQFPAAYDLLCTAVGASDANDKLASFSNRGLQIDVVAPGVWVYGAAFDPARPTELRFYNWGNGTSLAAAHVSGAIALLISYKPLLTNLQVMAIIKYTADDVNASDKPGVDTDMGYGRINLQTLLSPYNLN
- a CDS encoding DUF2723 domain-containing protein, with amino-acid sequence MKRIACSGRFSNLVILLLFIAIALLYFSFLPVNYSFDGTVFSHFLRYALLKHDWPAVTQIHHLLYFPANYLLYRGLEVVFHYRVLEFFHLQLFSMFFGVLTLVLVERMLKKINLSAALRLIGVSAVAFSYSFWLYAIDAEVHMPGVFFALAGLYLLVFHDHKTVAFPLAALCFVLSAGFHLTNVLIVASAFFYLLQKRTPWRRQLQFLLACLSFGLIFYGAYAALARKPVLRIIYNIFFGPNVYSGYRSISFHAPGLPTFITSLAGLQRALLVKAGIWTTLISAVFLVLLALACKSAVQPVRSAFKRAMLLWFVPFFLFFSFWDSGNIEFKIHAVVPLLLIAITVLDDLKPFIANAIGVFLAGALLWINFSSGILPLNDIKRNTNYQVALAIQKQVPTKGQIVITGNPPGYAFGKIYLPYFALREVLVLDWLLGKGNSLAAIRDRLGNNAAAGRPIYALGEVVETNDALKKLLAFHHINEGDYFRFCASLRPSLVSSLPGGFRLYRLEITVR